A genomic segment from Bacillus rossius redtenbacheri isolate Brsri chromosome 5, Brsri_v3, whole genome shotgun sequence encodes:
- the LOC134532359 gene encoding odorant receptor 4-like yields the protein MENWSTLPSCQRALRFFGLWPTETLAPLYLCRTVAILGLHAYYVIYFAVMPFWQGTDKMLYSYSYIIIASTALHRVVMIPVKKKQIMRLCSDMERNYTSMEPDNLGSSVSRKTRDSIKTFCTWYMWRQTVVMAFWCMGYVMSILYDLCVKGTPYSEIKKELPYGVHYSFDWEASPAFELLFVFEMLQITTIIYTISISDCTLFTIVAHISGQLQALIAKIQLEEMEERKTDSASCVQTTTGSSRENIKKIRTKIDVECTTNNSSRKQENCRHKDEQFLHHIITHHNEIYRFADSFEQMCSTMLYIKFFATTFFLCLTAYMVSISLDSPGSICRFMSWALYESNILYNYCRLGEQLTGWSLRVNDALFYLSWQDKSVAFKETCWIMMVRAQRPIILKAGPFYTLSFPSFRKILESSYSYLMVLLQMNKKLYRV from the exons ATGGAAAACTGGTCCACACTCCCTTCGTGCCAAAGAGCTCTTAGATTCTTTGGCTTGTGGCCCACAGAGACGCTCGCGCCTCTGTACCTTTGTCGCACGGTGGCCATCCTCGGGTTGCATGCGTACTACGTCATCTATTTCGCAGTCATGCCCTTCTGGCAAGGTACGGACAAGATGTTGTACTCGTACAGCTACATCATAATTGCTTCAACGGCCCTGCACCGAGTCGTGATGATTCCAGTCAAAAAGAAACAGATAATGAGGCTGTGCTCGGACATGGAGCGGAACTACACGTCCATGGAGCCCGACAACCTGGGCTCGTCTGTCTCCAGGAAGACCCGAGACAGCATCAAAACCTTCTGCACGTGGTACATGTGGAGACAGACCGTCGTGATGGCCTTCTGGTGCATGGGATACGTCATGTCCATTCTCTACGACCTCTGCGTGAAAGGCACGCCATACTCTGAGATCAAGAAGGAGTTGCCCTACGGAGTGCACTACTCGTTTGACTGGGAGGCAAGCCCAGCGTTCGAATTGCTGTTTGTGTTCGAGATGCTGCAGATCACGACAATCATCTACACGATTAGCATTTCCGACTGCACTCTCTTCACCATCGTAGCCCACATCAGTGGGCAACTGCAGGCTCTCATCGCTAAGATACAACTAGAAGAAATGGAGGAGAGAAAGACAGATTCGGCTAGCTGTGTACAAACCACTACGGGGAGCAGtcgtgaaaatataaaaaaaattaggaccaAAATTGATGTTGAATGCACCACCAACAATTCGTCTCGGAAGCAAGAAAACTGTAGGCACAAAGATGAACAATTCTTGCACCATATAATAACACACCACAACGAAATTTAcag ATTTGCAGATAGTTTTGAACAAATGTGCAGTACTATGCTGTACATTAAATTTTTCGCTACCACATTTTTCTTGTGCTTGACAGCATACATGGTTTCG ATTTCCTTGGATTCTCCCGGCAGCATCTGCCGATTCATGAGCTGGGCACTTTATGAAAGTAACATACTATACAACTACTGTCGACTGGGTGAACAACTGACTGGCTGG AGTCTGAGAGTAAATGATGCTCTCTTTTACCTCAGCTGGCAAGATAAGTCTGTGGCGTTCAAAGAAACGTGCTGGATAATGATGGTGCGCGCGCAGAGGCCCATCATCCTGAAGGCTGGCCCATTCTACACGCTATCTTTCCCGAGTTTCCGCAAG ATCCTGGAGTCTTCATATAGTTATCTGATGGTGTTATTGCAGatgaataaaaaactttatagaGTGTAG